One Pseudodesulfovibrio sp. S3 DNA window includes the following coding sequences:
- a CDS encoding Ig-like domain-containing protein, producing the protein MADSTTQNLHISLPGAGKTQTYQLTADTPVQFDFDLAEAVFTGNNGNLQIAIEGGGTIILENYQSLAEAGTLPTFQMMDGEQVPGDVYLFAFADAEQTAEEVETAADGAAGGSGAGEYNDDPGSLGDGIDALGGQDDAYDGHSLVTLSGILGNVAPTANDDFAEITEQGDPDFIIGRHIVFVGPDQTPDGDTSDGDAAMGEFFPLSTGGGFYIYNPNPPQTDEVIEGNVIDNDNDPDGDDSLLRMFTIDHIGQDHNGTDAPGVEVTSDDTVIMGKYGILVIDADGTWDYTLNQEWADELNEGETYDEVFEYTIVDGLGAESNTATLTITVNGANDMPVAHDDLNVQAVEVGDSTDYDLAANVDDAELGDVTVHSDTDHDYTSSNYTTVHGNVLSGDDFGGATDSDVDSNDSPDGQSLFVVGVYSAATQTVDYELPTEGNADFIPSDDQAYDIATMDPDATVTVNGQYGVLTIEADGDYTYTLYTADDGEAYDALNALNYDNPGTDSFSYGIMDDSGAFSYANLTFTVNGANDAPIAFADTNSVVEFGIKFGDVDDYSATVSGNVIAGDANGGVADTDADNADMFVATVSSQTDESGSLYTSAGDPANQDSVTINGEYGTLTIHADGSYEYTLQNEWDNVQALNEGDNPTDVFTYTLTNSYADGVYSEPVTLTINVIGSNDNPVAAADTNALTESVDDETASFVEGNVLAGDDNGGAADTDVDNVLADFTVTGVEQNGTEATLDTEGYDFVLQGQFGTLYMNEDGTYKYVEDPAATDHLNFDDEPVTDVFTYTMSDNEGAHTGYSSSTLTISISGANDAPVAENDFGVAKEAGFFTDGSDASGNVIDGINLPILGNIGGDSDVDSDTLTVTHVVSDDNPGSQDDVSETGETSIAGKFGTLYIESDGSYRYELDDDADHVNELNVWDVEDESFTYTVTDEHGGSSTATLTIAINGSNDAPAAGDDANTADAVTEQGVNEPGDAVAMGNVLGNDTDIDHNDNSLFVKSIAAGAEGETTSGDASVGFFGRTIEGQYGSLHINRDGSYTYTLNNNDPDTQALAEGQVVHDEFSYTVSDPGFFGLGKATDTATLSIEITGANDAAIITGDDSGAVTEDVDVTAAGLLTDSGQIFASDVDNPDNLFQEITTTDDQGGTFHMGTDGQWTYEISNDSVQHLGEVDGVNDGFTKDFTVKSVDGTEHTVTVTVSGDNDAPLGADFTVQGNNFGEPIGIDFDVAPITDVEDDFSAGDTLDTGVLIDSLPEHGTLYYNGEEVEASDLGVTRYDDLDNFTYVGDAPENQGVLLGSREAGDAGLDTWGEADGNATRILHFDSDGDGASDVTITTTINSGSLKVFADQQNHIDHGLANASHNGLDSGETLTINFDGKDVSYADIGFGGLGSYFNDGSKQDAEATWAVYNDGELIASGTVNNSVMTWTNAITGESGTITGGDGDTFQSLVLDQTILGGESFDQAVFGTTEDDSKDWNANWELQYVDVEFAQTDSFTYRPIDSEGLVNEGDPYVVTVDVLPGAYNEDPTAVADVNSVYEPNTDGLDSSVSANVLVNDIDPDNTPSEMSVTKVIYDGVEYDLTATGQANFNTAYGTMEFNSDGSYTFTATNEALVEGYNPTESIAYTMTDAGGLTSSSTLTITVNGLNDAPVAVDDILTNATEDSGVVSIGTVATGDSDIDTILTDDTLTYSLVTDDPAHPTPLGVSVAADGSVTVNTDLYQYLGEGETETVTFTYQVSDNHGGTDTATAQFTVTGDNDNPTLDLSGGYLTYEGKSAGYNNILCSYEIIDGKPVNPLIIAVFEGGDAVDEQIGDIIATYPDGEAPHYFLVPNVASSVTDASEIELVWVPGDADAGTSGEWNVTVDGSLKDARFDDMNLNPNDSEASFGGDPYHDFEVEADDQLVDGYKTPGDDDDFNDILAKEHDGAPGPDNGPVIFTEGDGPVHVTGAVDISDIDSDNMSMVTITYTPQEGDVLNIDTTGFTSSGPVTDPDTGIVTWTISGDAPKADYEALLQTMTFQNDLDNPVGDDPTTGDIENLRTFTIQVFDDEGAESNTAVASVQVIPVNDRPVATDNADTIDEEGTSSGNVLTDNDGFGVDSDVDGDSLTVTEFTVNGSTYDAGQTATITGVGTLTIGTDGEYTFQPVENYNGTVPTATYTVSDGNLTDTADLKITVAPVNDAPDAVDDGSVPVPIEVGEDAQNFAINVLGNDTDPDLPNDTLEVVSVGTAAHGTVTIGANGQVLYTPDANYNGEDSFTYTIEDAAGASDTATVYVNVTPVNDPPVAVDDTGHADGTGTPVGGDVPTSDYHLVAEASYDDGQTFTTNGASVSFWGQNIGVRSGNDGNGNDKNIENNGSIERLLIVFDDPQTSVDLKLTADGNLEETVLAWDENGNPITDLSVTEANDIITVTSPTTTIGTVVLMADDGESVALKEVVSSSPAPTGDVDNVIPVIEGNVLANDYDAEDTDYPETDDPTTSTLEGSTELTVTGIAAGDLDDQLGAELTQDNDEGSIMDGFDGHIGNTFTPAGESVQGQFGVLEIGADGEYTYTPNDGIAPGDYAETFTYQVSDTDGAVDYGTINVSVTVPVLNTAPTAIDDLYDTTTGYNVVTEDGGSAIVGSAPNYLVVLDTSGSMDEPNVAGGTETRLDVAKAALVEMMETLQAQVNETGVSVTVGIVDFDYHHDGTNAYTNTFTLTRNTDLNDLSNDAIDYINNPSNLIASGGTDYNDAFSAANAWVANEGANGNSNEVIFISDGDPHYYYHHWLFGVQQGDFAPGEDNYGTELTALQNNANVTAVGIAMSGSAEDRMDAIDESSDGAIFLTSATGLNDVLTDVVASTMPTPMTTASGNVIDGHDDSLGQTVGEDIDDDGDTISVISVGRGQEGSETDVILLTDTVNDDADTATMVGQFGTLTINADGSYEYTPDQPASDALSEGQTGRDFFTYTISDGNGGTDTATVSFLIHGANDAPVAVDDLGHGVFVTDTLQTVETYGWSTELASHINFNDTSGNDKWTKVDDRLGLRVSASTEDGHNASVEQTWNGIGVNTKNTFDSGQIASTNSHGKETLTLDFGNHTNNSDHEMPLGVKIMLGEVSGFGEQVILTVTDSEGNTTTVTGTNGMSHISNGITISNYGAANEWFVTGAQGDTDGNGQVLIDTISITAGNNASFTLYAMEVTNASDWVVTGSTTTGTQTAAQVSGYVLGNDFDAENDAMTAAIVGSGVGLWGTLTMAADGAWTYDPNETAIFDDNNGLNGPAVEQFTYQVTDAHGLTDTATLYVPLHYNTTATTDGTSGDDVVYGTSGDDIISGLEGNDFLYGEAGNDHIDGGLGHDYISGGDGNDVLNGGDGNDMLFGGNGNDTIWGGAGDDIISAGSGDDSVYISSGHDTVTLGAGADTIHIDPSYLTSGDGGGHMTVTDFNAHGGDLLDLSSLTSINGATAAITSSSGSENLVLTINNVNGDGDGITITLEGVMSAAHTTDISQTVDISHDDVNTLIQHIIDSPDSY; encoded by the coding sequence ATGGCCGACTCTACAACCCAAAATCTTCACATTTCCCTGCCCGGTGCTGGAAAGACACAAACCTACCAGCTCACGGCAGATACTCCGGTTCAGTTCGATTTCGATCTTGCTGAAGCCGTATTCACCGGTAACAACGGCAACCTCCAGATTGCCATCGAGGGTGGCGGAACCATCATTCTCGAGAACTATCAATCCCTTGCGGAAGCAGGCACCCTCCCGACATTCCAAATGATGGACGGCGAGCAGGTACCTGGCGACGTCTACCTCTTTGCCTTTGCAGACGCCGAACAGACCGCCGAAGAAGTTGAAACTGCGGCCGACGGCGCTGCCGGCGGCTCGGGTGCCGGAGAATACAACGACGACCCGGGCTCCCTTGGTGACGGCATCGACGCCCTGGGCGGCCAGGACGATGCCTATGACGGCCACTCCTTAGTCACCCTGAGCGGTATTCTGGGCAATGTGGCCCCGACGGCCAACGACGACTTTGCCGAAATCACCGAGCAAGGTGACCCCGATTTCATCATCGGACGCCATATTGTCTTTGTCGGCCCCGACCAGACCCCGGACGGGGATACCTCTGACGGGGATGCCGCCATGGGTGAGTTCTTCCCCCTGTCCACCGGCGGAGGCTTTTACATCTATAATCCCAATCCTCCCCAGACCGACGAAGTCATCGAGGGCAATGTCATCGACAATGACAACGACCCTGACGGCGACGACTCCCTGCTCAGGATGTTCACCATCGACCACATCGGCCAGGATCACAACGGCACGGACGCGCCCGGCGTCGAGGTCACTTCGGACGACACCGTCATCATGGGCAAGTACGGAATACTGGTCATCGACGCGGACGGCACCTGGGATTACACCCTGAACCAGGAATGGGCCGATGAGCTCAACGAGGGCGAGACCTACGACGAAGTCTTCGAATACACCATAGTCGACGGACTGGGTGCAGAGAGCAACACCGCCACCCTGACCATCACGGTCAACGGTGCCAACGACATGCCCGTGGCCCACGACGACCTGAACGTCCAGGCCGTGGAAGTCGGCGATTCCACCGATTATGACCTCGCGGCCAACGTGGACGATGCCGAACTCGGCGACGTCACAGTGCACAGCGACACCGATCACGACTATACCAGCAGCAATTACACCACCGTTCACGGCAATGTCCTCTCGGGCGACGACTTTGGCGGCGCCACCGACTCCGATGTTGACAGCAACGATTCGCCCGACGGGCAATCCCTGTTCGTGGTGGGCGTTTACTCGGCAGCTACTCAGACCGTGGACTACGAACTGCCCACCGAGGGCAATGCCGACTTCATTCCGTCCGATGACCAGGCATACGACATCGCCACCATGGACCCCGACGCCACGGTCACAGTCAACGGCCAGTATGGCGTCCTGACCATCGAAGCCGACGGTGACTATACCTATACCTTGTATACTGCTGATGACGGCGAAGCCTATGACGCCCTCAACGCCCTCAATTATGACAATCCCGGCACCGACTCCTTCTCCTACGGCATCATGGACGACTCCGGGGCCTTCAGCTACGCCAACCTCACCTTCACGGTGAACGGCGCCAACGATGCACCCATCGCCTTTGCAGACACCAACTCCGTGGTCGAATTCGGCATAAAGTTCGGGGATGTCGACGACTACAGTGCCACGGTCTCCGGCAACGTCATCGCAGGCGACGCCAATGGCGGCGTGGCCGACACCGACGCGGACAACGCCGACATGTTCGTGGCCACGGTCTCTTCCCAAACCGATGAAAGCGGCAGCCTCTACACATCCGCAGGTGACCCGGCAAACCAAGATTCAGTTACCATCAACGGCGAGTACGGCACCCTGACCATCCACGCCGACGGTTCATACGAATACACCCTTCAGAACGAATGGGACAATGTCCAGGCGCTCAACGAGGGAGACAACCCCACCGATGTTTTCACCTACACCCTGACCAACAGTTATGCGGACGGCGTCTACAGCGAGCCCGTGACTCTGACCATCAATGTTATCGGTTCCAACGACAACCCCGTGGCCGCGGCCGACACCAACGCTTTGACTGAATCCGTAGATGACGAAACCGCATCCTTCGTTGAAGGCAACGTGCTGGCAGGCGACGACAATGGCGGCGCGGCCGATACCGACGTGGACAACGTGCTTGCTGATTTCACCGTCACCGGTGTCGAACAGAACGGCACCGAAGCCACCCTGGACACCGAAGGTTACGACTTCGTCCTGCAGGGTCAGTTCGGCACTCTGTACATGAATGAAGACGGCACATACAAGTATGTGGAAGACCCTGCTGCGACCGACCACCTGAATTTCGACGACGAGCCGGTCACCGATGTTTTCACCTACACCATGTCCGACAACGAGGGTGCGCACACCGGGTACTCATCCTCCACCCTGACCATCTCAATAAGCGGGGCCAATGACGCCCCGGTGGCCGAAAACGACTTCGGTGTGGCCAAGGAAGCTGGGTTCTTCACCGACGGCTCAGACGCCTCCGGCAACGTCATCGACGGCATCAATTTGCCCATCCTCGGCAATATCGGTGGCGACTCCGATGTGGACAGCGACACCCTGACCGTCACCCACGTTGTTTCCGATGACAACCCGGGCAGCCAAGACGATGTTTCCGAAACTGGTGAAACCTCCATTGCGGGCAAGTTCGGCACCCTGTACATCGAATCCGACGGTTCCTATCGTTATGAGCTGGACGACGATGCCGATCATGTCAACGAGTTGAACGTTTGGGATGTGGAAGACGAAAGTTTTACCTACACCGTGACCGACGAGCACGGCGGCTCCTCTACGGCCACCCTGACCATTGCCATCAACGGCTCCAACGATGCCCCTGCGGCTGGCGACGATGCCAACACCGCCGACGCCGTGACCGAACAGGGCGTCAATGAGCCCGGAGACGCCGTGGCCATGGGCAACGTACTCGGCAACGACACCGACATCGACCACAATGACAACTCCCTGTTCGTCAAGTCCATCGCGGCCGGCGCCGAAGGTGAAACCACCAGCGGCGATGCCTCTGTCGGTTTCTTCGGCAGGACGATCGAAGGCCAGTACGGTTCCCTGCACATCAACAGGGACGGTTCTTACACCTATACCCTGAACAACAACGATCCCGACACTCAGGCCCTGGCCGAAGGCCAGGTCGTCCACGACGAATTCAGCTACACCGTCAGTGACCCGGGCTTTTTCGGTCTCGGCAAGGCCACCGACACGGCAACCCTGTCCATCGAAATCACCGGCGCCAACGATGCAGCCATCATCACCGGTGACGACTCCGGTGCCGTAACCGAAGATGTGGATGTCACTGCAGCGGGACTGCTGACCGACAGCGGCCAGATCTTCGCCTCGGACGTGGATAACCCGGACAACCTGTTCCAGGAAATCACCACCACCGACGACCAGGGCGGCACCTTCCACATGGGCACCGACGGCCAGTGGACCTACGAGATCAGCAATGACAGCGTACAGCATCTGGGCGAGGTCGACGGGGTGAACGACGGTTTCACCAAGGACTTCACCGTCAAGTCCGTGGACGGCACCGAACACACCGTCACCGTGACAGTATCCGGCGATAACGACGCCCCTCTGGGTGCGGACTTCACTGTTCAGGGCAACAACTTCGGCGAGCCCATCGGTATCGACTTCGACGTGGCCCCCATTACCGACGTTGAAGACGACTTCTCCGCCGGCGATACTCTCGACACCGGAGTACTCATCGACAGCCTGCCCGAGCATGGCACCTTGTACTACAACGGCGAAGAAGTTGAAGCCAGCGACCTCGGCGTCACCCGGTATGATGACCTCGACAACTTCACCTATGTCGGTGACGCCCCCGAAAACCAGGGCGTACTGCTCGGCTCACGCGAAGCAGGCGATGCAGGACTGGACACCTGGGGTGAGGCCGACGGCAATGCCACCCGTATCCTCCATTTCGACTCCGACGGTGACGGCGCCTCTGATGTAACCATCACAACGACCATCAACAGCGGCAGCCTCAAGGTTTTCGCCGACCAACAGAACCACATCGACCACGGCCTGGCCAACGCAAGCCACAACGGCCTTGATTCCGGCGAGACCCTGACCATCAACTTCGACGGCAAGGACGTTTCCTACGCCGACATCGGTTTTGGTGGCCTGGGCAGTTACTTCAACGATGGATCCAAGCAGGACGCAGAGGCCACCTGGGCCGTATACAACGACGGCGAACTGATCGCCTCCGGCACGGTCAACAACTCGGTCATGACATGGACCAATGCGATAACCGGCGAGTCCGGGACCATTACCGGCGGCGACGGTGACACCTTCCAGTCCCTGGTCCTCGACCAGACCATTCTGGGCGGCGAGTCCTTTGACCAGGCCGTCTTTGGCACCACCGAAGACGACAGCAAGGACTGGAACGCCAATTGGGAACTGCAATATGTGGACGTCGAATTCGCCCAGACCGACTCCTTCACCTACCGGCCCATCGACAGCGAAGGCCTGGTCAACGAAGGTGATCCTTACGTGGTCACCGTGGACGTCCTGCCCGGAGCTTACAATGAAGATCCGACCGCAGTGGCCGATGTGAATTCCGTTTACGAACCGAACACCGACGGCCTTGACTCCTCGGTTTCCGCCAATGTGCTCGTCAACGATATCGACCCGGACAACACCCCGAGCGAGATGTCCGTGACCAAGGTCATATACGACGGTGTCGAATACGACCTCACCGCCACCGGTCAGGCCAACTTCAACACCGCGTACGGCACCATGGAGTTCAACTCCGATGGCAGCTACACCTTCACGGCAACCAACGAGGCCCTGGTCGAAGGGTACAACCCGACGGAATCCATCGCCTACACCATGACCGATGCCGGCGGCCTGACCAGTTCCTCAACCCTGACTATCACAGTGAACGGGCTGAACGACGCGCCTGTGGCCGTGGACGACATCCTGACCAACGCGACCGAAGACAGCGGCGTCGTCTCCATCGGCACCGTGGCCACCGGCGACAGCGATATCGACACCATCCTGACCGATGATACCCTGACCTACTCCCTGGTCACCGACGATCCGGCACACCCGACTCCCCTGGGCGTCAGCGTTGCAGCCGACGGCTCCGTCACAGTCAACACCGACCTCTACCAGTACCTCGGCGAAGGCGAGACCGAAACGGTCACCTTCACGTATCAGGTCTCCGACAACCATGGCGGTACCGATACGGCCACGGCCCAGTTCACGGTCACGGGTGACAATGACAACCCGACTCTGGATCTGTCCGGCGGCTATCTCACATACGAAGGCAAGTCAGCAGGATACAACAACATCCTTTGCTCTTACGAAATAATCGATGGCAAGCCGGTCAATCCCCTGATCATCGCGGTCTTCGAAGGCGGCGATGCAGTTGACGAACAGATCGGCGACATCATCGCCACCTACCCTGACGGCGAAGCTCCGCACTACTTCCTGGTTCCCAATGTCGCCAGCAGCGTCACGGATGCCAGCGAAATCGAACTGGTCTGGGTCCCGGGCGATGCTGATGCAGGCACCTCTGGAGAATGGAATGTCACTGTCGACGGCTCGTTAAAGGATGCCCGTTTCGACGACATGAACCTCAATCCCAACGATTCCGAAGCCTCCTTCGGCGGCGATCCCTACCACGACTTTGAAGTGGAGGCCGACGACCAGCTCGTGGACGGCTACAAGACTCCTGGCGACGACGACGACTTCAACGATATCCTTGCAAAGGAACACGACGGCGCCCCCGGCCCGGACAATGGACCGGTCATCTTCACCGAAGGCGACGGCCCGGTGCATGTCACCGGAGCTGTGGACATCTCGGACATCGACTCCGACAACATGTCCATGGTCACGATCACCTATACGCCTCAGGAAGGCGATGTCCTCAACATCGACACCACCGGCTTCACCTCTTCCGGTCCTGTCACTGACCCGGACACTGGCATCGTCACCTGGACCATCTCCGGCGACGCCCCCAAGGCTGACTACGAAGCCCTGCTCCAGACCATGACGTTCCAGAACGACTTGGATAATCCGGTCGGCGACGATCCGACGACAGGCGACATCGAAAACCTGCGCACATTCACCATCCAGGTGTTCGACGACGAGGGTGCTGAAAGCAACACCGCTGTTGCTTCTGTCCAGGTAATCCCGGTCAACGACCGCCCGGTGGCAACGGACAATGCCGATACCATTGATGAAGAAGGCACTTCCTCCGGCAACGTGCTCACCGACAACGACGGCTTCGGCGTCGACTCAGACGTGGACGGCGATTCCCTCACCGTGACCGAGTTCACCGTGAACGGCAGCACCTACGACGCAGGCCAGACCGCCACCATCACCGGTGTCGGCACCCTGACCATCGGAACCGACGGCGAATACACCTTCCAGCCAGTGGAAAACTACAACGGCACCGTGCCCACCGCCACCTACACCGTCTCCGACGGCAACCTGACCGACACGGCCGATCTCAAGATCACCGTGGCCCCGGTCAACGATGCGCCCGATGCAGTCGACGACGGTTCTGTCCCGGTACCCATCGAGGTGGGCGAGGATGCGCAGAACTTTGCCATCAACGTACTCGGCAACGACACCGATCCCGACCTTCCGAACGACACCCTCGAGGTGGTCAGCGTGGGCACGGCCGCACATGGCACCGTGACCATCGGCGCCAACGGACAGGTTCTCTACACACCGGACGCCAACTACAACGGCGAGGATTCCTTCACCTACACCATCGAAGATGCAGCGGGTGCCTCGGATACCGCCACCGTCTACGTCAACGTGACCCCGGTCAACGACCCGCCGGTCGCAGTGGATGACACCGGCCATGCAGATGGTACCGGCACGCCTGTGGGCGGAGACGTTCCCACCTCCGATTACCATTTGGTGGCGGAAGCCTCCTATGATGACGGGCAAACCTTCACCACAAACGGCGCTTCGGTCAGCTTCTGGGGCCAGAACATCGGCGTCCGGTCCGGCAATGATGGAAACGGCAATGACAAGAATATCGAAAACAACGGCTCCATCGAACGTCTGCTCATCGTCTTTGATGACCCGCAGACCTCTGTTGACCTGAAGCTCACCGCTGACGGCAATCTCGAAGAAACCGTCCTGGCGTGGGATGAAAACGGCAACCCGATCACCGATCTCAGCGTGACCGAAGCAAACGACATCATCACGGTCACCAGCCCGACAACGACCATCGGTACTGTCGTGCTCATGGCTGACGACGGAGAGTCGGTGGCACTGAAGGAAGTCGTTTCCAGTTCTCCCGCCCCAACCGGCGATGTCGACAACGTCATCCCCGTCATTGAAGGCAATGTACTTGCCAACGACTACGACGCGGAAGACACCGACTACCCCGAAACCGACGATCCGACCACTTCGACCCTGGAAGGTTCCACCGAATTGACAGTCACCGGTATTGCCGCAGGCGATCTGGACGACCAGCTTGGCGCAGAACTCACCCAGGATAACGACGAAGGTTCCATCATGGACGGCTTCGACGGTCATATCGGCAACACCTTCACCCCCGCGGGTGAAAGCGTGCAGGGCCAGTTCGGCGTGCTCGAAATCGGTGCAGACGGCGAATACACATACACCCCCAATGACGGGATCGCACCCGGCGACTACGCAGAGACCTTCACCTACCAGGTGAGCGACACGGACGGCGCCGTGGACTACGGCACCATCAACGTCTCGGTTACCGTGCCGGTGCTGAACACAGCTCCGACGGCCATCGACGACCTCTACGACACCACCACCGGTTACAATGTCGTGACCGAAGACGGTGGATCCGCCATTGTCGGTTCCGCGCCCAACTACCTTGTGGTCCTGGATACCTCCGGCTCCATGGACGAACCGAATGTCGCGGGCGGTACCGAAACCCGCCTTGACGTCGCCAAGGCCGCACTTGTGGAGATGATGGAGACATTGCAGGCGCAGGTTAACGAGACCGGCGTTTCCGTCACGGTCGGTATTGTCGACTTCGACTACCACCACGACGGCACGAATGCTTACACCAACACCTTCACGCTGACGCGCAACACCGATTTGAACGACCTGTCCAATGACGCCATTGATTACATCAACAACCCCTCCAATCTCATCGCCAGTGGCGGCACGGACTACAACGACGCCTTCTCCGCGGCTAACGCCTGGGTGGCCAATGAAGGCGCCAACGGCAATTCGAACGAAGTCATCTTCATCTCGGACGGCGACCCTCACTACTACTATCACCACTGGCTTTTTGGAGTTCAGCAGGGCGACTTCGCGCCAGGCGAGGACAACTATGGTACTGAACTGACGGCCTTGCAGAACAATGCGAATGTGACGGCTGTTGGCATAGCCATGAGCGGTTCTGCCGAAGACAGGATGGATGCCATTGACGAATCCAGCGACGGCGCCATCTTCCTGACCAGTGCCACCGGCCTCAATGATGTGCTCACCGACGTCGTGGCAAGCACCATGCCCACCCCGATGACCACTGCATCCGGCAATGTGATCGACGGCCATGACGACAGCCTTGGGCAGACCGTTGGCGAAGATATTGACGACGACGGCGACACCATCAGCGTCATCTCGGTCGGACGGGGTCAGGAAGGCAGCGAAACCGATGTCATCCTGCTGACCGATACCGTCAACGACGATGCCGACACCGCGACCATGGTCGGCCAATTCGGCACGCTGACCATCAACGCGGACGGCTCCTACGAGTACACCCCGGACCAGCCTGCTTCCGATGCACTGTCGGAAGGCCAGACCGGTCGGGACTTCTTCACCTACACCATCTCCGACGGCAACGGCGGAACGGATACCGCGACTGTCAGCTTCCTGATCCATGGCGCCAACGATGCCCCGGTGGCTGTCGACGACCTGGGTCATGGCGTGTTCGTCACCGACACGCTCCAAACCGTAGAGACCTATGGCTGGTCCACGGAGTTGGCATCCCACATCAACTTCAATGACACTTCCGGCAATGACAAGTGGACAAAGGTTGACGACCGATTGGGACTTAGGGTCAGCGCCTCCACTGAAGACGGCCACAATGCTTCCGTCGAACAAACGTGGAATGGCATCGGCGTCAACACCAAGAACACCTTCGACAGCGGCCAGATAGCTTCTACCAACTCACACGGCAAGGAAACGCTGACTCTCGACTTCGGCAACCACACCAACAACAGCGACCATGAAATGCCGCTCGGCGTGAAGATCATGCTCGGCGAAGTCAGCGGTTTTGGTGAACAGGTCATCCTCACTGTCACCGACAGCGAAGGCAACACCACAACCGTCACCGGCACCAACGGCATGAGCCACATCAGCAACGGGATCACTATCTCCAACTACGGCGCAGCCAACGAGTGGTTCGTGACCGGCGCGCAGGGAGATACTGACGGCAACGGCCAGGTGCTCATCGACACCATCTCCATAACGGCTGGCAACAATGCTTCGTTCACGCTCTATGCGATGGAAGTGACCAATGCCAGTGACTGGGTCGTGACCGGTTCCACCACCACTGGTACACAAACCGCAGCCCAGGTGTCCGGCTACGTACTCGGCAACGACTTCGATGCCGAGAATGATGCCATGACCGCGGCGATTGTCGGCTCCGGTGTCGGACTCTGGGGAACGCTGACCATGGCCGCCGACGGTGCCTGGACCTATGACCCCAATGAAACGGCCATCTTCGACGACAACAACGGTCTCAACGGTCCGGCCGTGGAGCAGTTCACCTACCAGGTGACCGACGCGCATGGCCTCACCGACACGGCCACCCTGTACGTCCCGCTGCACTACAACACCACCGCGACCACCGACGGCACCTCAGGCGACGACGTTGTCTACGGAACCAGCGGAGACGACATTATCTCCGGACTGGAAGGCAACGACTTCCTGTACGGCGAAGCCGGCAACGATCACATCGACGGCGGTCTCGGACATGACTACATCAGCGGCGGAGACGGCAACGATGTCCTGAACGGCGGCGACGGCAATGACATGCTCTTCGGCGGAAACGGCAACGACACCATCTGGGGCGGGGCCGGGGATGACATCATCTCCGCCGGAAGCGGCGACGACAGCGTCTACATCAGCTCCGGACACGACACCGTCACCCTGGGCGCAGGTGCAGATACGATCCATATCGATCCCAGCTACCTCACCTCCGGCGATGGCGGCGGCCACATGACGGTCACCGACTTCAACGCACACGGAGGCGACCTGCTTGACCTGAGCAGCCTGACCTCCATCAACGGTGCCACCGCGGCGATCACCTCCTCCAGTGGCAGCGAGAACCTCGTGCTGACGATCAATAACGTCAATGGCGATGGCGACGGCATCACCATCACCCTTGAGGGCGTGATGTCTGCGGCCCATACCACCGACATCAGCCAGACCGTGGATATCAGCCACGATGACGTGAATACCCTGATCCAGCACATCATCGATTCGCCCGACAGCTACTAA